The following DNA comes from Anopheles arabiensis isolate DONGOLA chromosome 3, AaraD3, whole genome shotgun sequence.
caccaccgccactgctACCAGCACCAGCGCCGCTGCTGTTCGCTCCGCCCGCCATCGAGTGCATCGGGTACGCCGGTGGGCTGCCGCTGAACTGGGGCTGGGGCTGCGGTTGCAATGGTGAGCTAACGTTTTCATACTGCATCAACGACTTCTGGATCGCGTTGATCGCCAGCTTTTCGTGTATGTCTGGCTGGGTGGACGACTGTGACGGTACAACCGACGATGTGGATGATTCAATTGGACTTAAGCctaaaagaacgaaaaaacaccaaaattaGGAACGATCTTCACCCGCGCTCTTGCGCCACGGCAAAACCTTACCTAAGATACTGTTGAGTTCACTTTCGGCAAAGTCGCCTTCCGGTGCAATCTCGATCACGTGATTAAGTATTTCGTTGAGCTCCGGGTCCCACTCGGAGACGAGCTGTGTGGAGGTAGCGGGTGTCGCCGTGGCAAACGAACCGCCCCCGGCCGACCCAATGCCGGCGTCCTGGATGGCGGGCGAGAAGttctgctgccgctgggcGGCCaacatctgctgctgctgcagcatcgACGCTTGCgcatgatgctgctgcggaaGCTGCTGCgcatgatgctgctgcaggtgTTGCGGGTGCGTCTGGGGgtgttgctgatgatggtgctgctgctgctgctgatggttgAGGTAGATATCGGAGGATGTTGGAGGCTGCTGTGATTGAGAAGGCATAGCTGATTTgcgcatctgctgctgctgttgttgctgttgctgctgctgctgctgtaggcGCATTTGGTTCAGCTGTTGTACTTGTTTTAGATTATTGTTGCTAGTTGTAAGATTGTTGTTATTCAGCGTCTGATTCGGCGCCGTCGAGCTCGACACGTTCGTGAGCTGGCGGGCCAGCCCCGAGTTCGGTATGTCCGGGATGATGCGATTGAACGGCATTGCGGTTTGCATCGGCATTGGCGCTTTGGCCGGGTTGGCCAGCAGCGAGGCCAGCATCTTGTTGCGCTCGCGCAACTTCGACGGCCTGTTGTCCGTGCGCTTGACCGCGGCGCCCTCGTCCGGCTCGGTCGATGGCCGTTTGCGATCGTTGCTTTGTACCCGTAGCATCTGGATGAGTTCTTCGTTGTTCAATGGCGGCGGATTGTGCTCCTTCGGCTCATCCTAGGTGGGTGGGTAGAGAACGGAATGGGGTGCGTGTTAAAACAGATTCGTACACAACATTTGCGCATTGGATCTGTAGAAGCAGCAGTAACCGAATCCTATATGTGTAAACATACTTATTTATGAAGGGAATACTTAAACGTTTCCTCGTGCTTAAATAtataatacaaaaacaaaacggcttGGCTCGTACACTAGCAATAAGGAGTGTGTTCCTAACGTAACTTGGATAACTTAAAAAACGAACGCATAACTGCATCCATCTATGGGATGAAGGATCGTGATGTGCGGTTGATGCTTGCCATTCAGCGGTATGCAAACGCTTGCGCGAAAAAAACGTCGACAGAGTCGGAACCCACGAGTGGAGCTGTGGGCGTGAGTGCCAACCAGGGCTTTACACTTACTTTAACCTTTTGCAGCTGCTTTAGAAGTTCGCTCGGACCTTGTCGGTTGCGGGCGTCACTTTCGTCGTCATCACTTTTGTCGTTGAGCAGCTGGAATATTATGGTTGGAGTGTGGAGAAGGTTCAACATGAGTATCATGTTTATCGCTTTGGAATTTCTAGTGACTAAAAACCATCGTGCCAATTCAATTGTTAGAAGAGAAGGGGTGTTtctgcgtgtgagtgtgtgtgtgtggatgtgtattAGAACGGTTAGCAGCAaacaataattcaaaattAAGGTATGTTAGTAACCAAAGCATCTCATCATACGTATAACAGGACACCTGTTAGCAAACTATTCGATTTAAAAAACGATAACGAGTGGCAGTTGTTAGGTGCGTTAAAATGAGTCTATCAtacggtgtgtgtttgtgtgtgtgtgttgggtgggCATTCGCGCACAACCCaaaagaataatattttaaacggGCAAACAAGTTTGAACGTCATAcagtgaacaaaaaacacacattcatttCGCAAAACGATGCTACAAACGTTGCACTCTATGTGATGCGAATTTTATAAAACAGCTCATCTAACGTGCTCATCCAAAGTGTAGGTGAACtttgtgaaacaaaacaaagcagagagagagagagagagaaagggatcTTACAAATAAGCAAACAGTTGTGCAAAGTCATTCAAATCACAATTATTTGCAACTAGTAAAACGATCGTAACGAGCAGGAAAACGTAACAATGCTGGTGAAGTAACAGACGTAGCAATGGGAAGGGGAAGGATGCGTACCTGCAATAGCATATTATTGCTACCGGATTTATTGGTTTCATTTCCTGCGCGGGTTGCTAATCCCAGCCCactaacaccaccaccaccaccaccaccgttatTACTACCCTGCGTTGAAGCTCTAACTGACTGAGGTATACGTTGTGAAAGAGATGCGGTACTTAATTTATTGCCATTAGTATCCTTATCTTCTTCCGAATTTAGCAAGCCCTACGAAAAGTGAAACCACAAAAATTATACGGAGAGAGAAATAGATAAgagaagaggaagagagaagaagagaaaggcATACAGTAAGAGAGAAAAGGGTGATCGGCATCATTAAGAGGAGAGAGCGATGAGTCGTGAGTGTATATAAGGAGTGAAGGGTCCGTATTGGCATGGGACTCTAACAACCATTTAAAGGAACTGTAAATGTACTACTTAGGAAGTAcaagttattaaaaataaacttaacagaaaaataatcataattgTTATTCGATAAAGGAACAGTTTAAATGAAAACTGaagaaattgatttaaaaaggTGACAACGACACATAATAAACTATTCAAAATCGTTTAGATCAAAAGAACATAGTTTCGTCTCGTGTAATAAACTAGAACAACATGAGTTGGAGGAGAGATAATAAGAAAATATGAAACAGTCGCGCTACATGGTAAGTTCAGAACGTAGAGATGATATAAAAATCTAATTTTCAAACATAGAAATATAGGTTTTCCTCGTAAACAATTTTATATGATACACACACTTTGCGCAATCAACAGTGATGGATTTAGGTTTACTATACGCATAATTGCTCATACTCATGCACATAATGAAGGGATTAGATCACAAACCACAACATAGTAAGGTCATTCCCATAGTCTATATTCGAAGCACTATAGGTCAATGTATACGGTGAACGGTGAAAGATTAGAGCTCTACtatgaatgtattttttttttttcatataaaCTTAACCTAATCGTATAGAATTAATCACTACCTGTACTTAGAGCTACTTGTTAGCGCTACCAAACAACGACAGTAGTCAACAGATGTAAGAATATAACAATACAGCCTAATGGCATTAGAAATGTTCGCATATGGCATCATACATACCTTTAGAATTCGATTCGGATTCCGATGGTCATGGTCCATATCCAAACCGGATGAGGATGAGGCATTTGAGTGAGGTCGTTTGGTTGTAAGCAGATTCCGCAACCGCTCCGAATCGTGCGTATTCGACGGTGGCTGACTTTGCTGCTGCAGATGTTGCTGtaggtgttgctgctgctgctgctgctgctgttggtgatgTTGCTGTCGTTGtaccatctgctgctgctgcgccgaCATCGCTGACTGATGCTGTTGCATTGGCGACATAtggggatggtggtgttgctgctgttgttgctgctgctgctgttgttgcaaaTCCTGCAGCTTGTCCTTGCTGTCCTCGAACGGGAACTGAAACGCGTTCGTGCCGAACGGCGTCCCCGTATTGTTATTATTcgtgttgttattgttgttgtttaaggAAAGGCTTGGGTTCATGAGCCCACCGCCACTGCTACCActgctgccaccgccaccacccccCGGCACAccgttgttattgttgttgttcgagGGCGAGGGCATTCCGCCCATCGTGCTGCCGGAATAGTACGGCGTCATCGGTGACGCACACATCGGGGCAGCGGCTGGGCTGTACGCACTAACCGACGGCGGCCGCGGTGTGCTGACCGGCGTGACGCTGGTGCGCGAGTCGGGCCGCGAGTCCCACCCGACCCCGACCGCCTCCATGTCGAACGTGGAATGTGGAAAGTCGAGCTCGAACTCCGTATTGAAGAAGTTGCTGCTGTCGGAGTTGGGGCCGCACAGCAGCGAGGACGAGTTGGGATTGCTGCGCGGCGATACGATCGAGCCCATCGAGCCGGCGGACGGGCCCATGCCGCCGGCCCCTGCAcccataccaccaccaccacccagtcCGGAGCCGCCCGCCGACCCGGGTGTGGTACCGCCCGGGCCGGCCATACCGCCACCGGCCACACTCATGCTGCCACCGGTcatgccgccaccgccgagcATGCCGGACGCGTTCGATCCCGTACCAACAGTACCGCCGCCGCCCCCGTTCAGCACACTCGACATCAGCGGACCGCCCATGTTGCTGACGCCCTGCGTGATTTGGGCCATATGGCGGGCGACGACATCGCTCGAACCGTTCAGGCCACCGCCCGTCACAGCGCCGCTCGTGCTCGGCATCAGCAGACCGAGGGATGAGGAGGATGAGGTaggattgctgctactgctgctgttgccattGTTATTGTTAATGTTACTGCCGCTCATTGCTGCACTAAGgccaccactgctgctgccgccgacACCCATCGCCATCGCGCCACTGTCCGCCGAGAGCATGGCGACCTCGTTCTCCGTCAGCACGGTACAGATGGCCATGATGAAGTCCGTctcgtttggtttggtgcaGCGGAACAGCTTGGACTGCGTTTTCACGTGCACGTACACGTCCGGGCCGCCGAGGCGCAACCGGTACGTTAGCTCGTGCGGCGTACCGTTCGACGACCGGACATTGCCCAGGTGCTCGTTCAGCCGCGGTCGGTCCTGATAGTGGCAGAGGTCATAGATTGACCGTATGCTTTCTTTGGTAAGATTTCCTGCAAACTGTTTCCTTAGCGTCGATGAGTTATAAtctaaaaagaaagaaaacatacaCAGTTAGTACACCGGAGCGAAAACGGGTTTGGGAAGGGGCTAGCGTGTCATCGTACCTATAATGTTACCGCTAGTATCCAGCTTCAGTGTTAGCTGCTCGTCTAGCGTTTGTGGCATGGTGGTGGTTTCTATGGTTGCCTGGTCGTCCTCGGGTAGTGTAATTAGACAGAGCACCGAGGACGATTCCTCCGTATCATCCTTTACAGGAGCAGAGATGATTAGCAGATCCTTGTACTTTTCCAAgcgctgctgcttttgctcgattgtttcgtttgctcCTTCGGGCGCCCTCAGTAACCAACGGATTTTAGTACGAATGGTACGCTTTGGCGTCTGATAGAACATCTGGCAACGAGGGGGGGAGATATGATGAAGGAAACAGTTATAGAGGCGGTACCGTACAATTGCCAACTGGAGCTTGATGGCTGCTAATGGATACTCACTTCATTTTGATCCCAGTTTAGCTCAAACGAATTCTTATTTAAAATAGGACTCAGCTTTGAATGATCACCAGTATGCAGGTACGAATATATAGACTGTCCGTGGAGCTCCGTGCGCGAGTAGTGCAGTACGTCGCGGACGTTCTCCGTGGCACATTCGATCACACCCTCCGAGTTGATCTCGAGCAGGGCCCAGCCGACGTTCGAGATGTAGTGTTGCACCGCCTCGAAGTAGGCCGACTTTTCCGGCGAGTGGCCGTTTACCGACGGTTCCGGTAGTGGCGGTTCAGTGGATGACACCTCGCCCTGTTGCACCGGGTGCAGTTTGCAGGAGGCGGAGCAATCCGGCGAGCATTTGGAACACCGCGAACCAGTGAGATTCGGGTTTCCTTGCTCTAGCATATGACGAAACTGTGAAGAGATGGAGCCCATGATAAGTTGTGtgaatgcatgtgtgtgtgtggggggttGAGTTGATAATTAGAAATAGAAACGAACGCAACAACAGACTGTCTGCTTGGCGCAGCTCACATAACGTATGATTAATATagcgaacaaataaaaaattcgCCTATCAAGCGTATATTcgataatgttttatttttacgttCGTCTAAAGTGCCTAAGATgaatcgaaataaaaacaaattccaatAGAGCGTaaaatgtagcaaaacaaaGGCTAAAAATAACCTCCAACACTAAGCAGCGGGGGGATAAGCTTTTGATTGGATTATGTTGGCGCCACAGCATGAATGCAgcgagttttgttttgtttgtacgcGTTTCGTAGCATTCAAAACAAACCGATAATAGGATTACATGACACAAACATTGCAAAATTATCATTCATATTCATTTTCGTGAGTGAAACTGAGTTACTGACGACGCGATGGACTGGAAAACTTACCGTTCGTACAACTTCACTTAGTATTGCCGCTTTGTCTGGTTTGCAGGCGGTCATATCCCGCTTGATCTGCAGGAACTCGCCAAGTTGTTCAATATATTCATTTTCAAGCTCTCGGCGACGTTTCTCGTTGTTGCACTTGTTTATCTGTGACTGTGGCTGCTGCACGCGTGAAAACAAAGCCGAAAAAGagtggaagaaaaagaaagtgttGATAGTGTATCCGCACATAGAAGGAATATTCGAACTATTCATCGGTTCTTTCCGTCGCGTCCTTACCTTCGCGTCTGGTTTGCGGCGAATCTTTTTCGATGCGGTAGGCGGACAGGCCACGGATGGTACGACGACATTCATTATTTTTGACTGACTCTGCAGTTGTGATGCTGGAGCTGCTCCCGGTGTAACTGCGCCGGCAGTGATTTGGTTTTGCAACTGAGATGGCAGCGAcgggggctgctgctgctgctgctgctggtgattctgctggtgctgctggttaCTGCTACTGGAGGAATGTTGCTGTATCGGCAGTGTTGTGGCTGTTGACAGTCCACCGAGTCCACCCAAACTTTGGCCACCGGATTGCGACGCGGCGTAGAACGATGCTTGAGACGATTGCGTTGACTGCGACAGTTGTGTATGCACAAGCCACTGGTCCGGCAGTGGTAGTTCACATGGGCCAAGCCTGGACAAGatatgagaagaaaaaaacaaacaaaaacatacaattaaaataatattaaaatgtgTGTTAAAGCATTGAGATGCTTCAAACTTTCTGGAAAACATTTCATGAATTCGATGGACACGCCACGGGGCCGGCTTCGTATTTCCGACACCGCCAGCAGGAGCTATCGGAGAGTCAACTTCGACGTCGGTCACCGCCGTATCTCGCCGTATAATCGTAACTTGCGCAATCAGCAGTTATCAGCAGAGTGGGCCACCAAGACtcaaccaccacaaccaccttCCCGAGCGCGTTTAAGATTATGGGCTCTGTTTCTTTTCTCTGCCCCTGTGAGCGTGTTCCAGTGTCGTGTGAATTAGATGATTTCTTTGTCAAACAGCACCAACCACA
Coding sequences within:
- the LOC120904275 gene encoding nuclear receptor coactivator 2 isoform X3 is translated as MVKWLGPCELPLPDQWLVHTQLSQSTQSSQASFYAASQSGGQSLGGLGGLSTATTLPIQQHSSSSSNQQHQQNHQQQQQQQPPSLPSQLQNQITAGAVTPGAAPASQLQSQSKIMNVVVPSVACPPTASKKIRRKPDAKQPQSQINKCNNEKRRRELENEYIEQLGEFLQIKRDMTACKPDKAAILSEVVRTFRHMLEQGNPNLTGSRCSKCSPDCSASCKLHPVQQGEVSSTEPPLPEPSVNGHSPEKSAYFEAVQHYISNVGWALLEINSEGVIECATENVRDVLHYSRTELHGQSIYSYLHTGDHSKLSPILNKNSFELNWDQNEMFYQTPKRTIRTKIRWLLRAPEGANETIEQKQQRLEKYKDLLIISAPVKDDTEESSSVLCLITLPEDDQATIETTTMPQTLDEQLTLKLDTSGNIIDYNSSTLRKQFAGNLTKESIRSIYDLCHYQDRPRLNEHLGNVRSSNGTPHELTYRLRLGGPDVYVHVKTQSKLFRCTKPNETDFIMAICTVLTENEVAMLSADSGAMAMGVGGSSSGGLSAAMSGSNINNNNGNSSSSSNPTSSSSSLGLLMPSTSGAVTGGGLNGSSDVVARHMAQITQGVSNMGGPLMSSVLNGGGGGTVGTGSNASGMLGGGGMTGGSMSVAGGGMAGPGGTTPGSAGGSGLGGGGGMGAGAGGMGPSAGSMGSIVSPRSNPNSSSLLCGPNSDSSNFFNTEFELDFPHSTFDMEAVGVGWDSRPDSRTSVTPVSTPRPPSVSAYSPAAAPMCASPMTPYYSGSTMGGMPSPSNNNNNNGVPGGGGGGSSGSSGGGLMNPSLSLNNNNNNTNNNNTGTPFGTNAFQFPFEDSKDKLQDLQQQQQQQQQQQHHHPHMSPMQQHQSAMSAQQQQMVQRQQHHQQQQQQQQQHLQQHLQQQSQPPSNTHDSERLRNLLTTKRPHSNASSSSGLDMDHDHRNPNRILKGLLNSEEDKDTNGNKLSTASLSQRIPQSVRASTQGSNNGGGGGGGVSGLGLATRAGNETNKSGSNNMLLQLLNDKSDDDESDARNRQGPSELLKQLQKVKDEPKEHNPPPLNNEELIQMLRVQSNDRKRPSTEPDEGAAVKRTDNRPSKLRERNKMLASLLANPAKAPMPMQTAMPFNRIIPDIPNSGLARQLTNVSSSTAPNQTLNNNNLTTSNNNLKQVQQLNQMRLQQQQQQQQQQQQQMRKSAMPSQSQQPPTSSDIYLNHQQQQQHHHQQHPQTHPQHLQQHHAQQLPQQHHAQASMLQQQQMLAAQRQQNFSPAIQDAGIGSAGGGSFATATPATSTQLVSEWDPELNEILNHVIEIAPEGDFAESELNSILGLSPIESSTSSVVPSQSSTQPDIHEKLAINAIQKSLMQYENVSSPLQPQPQPQFSGSPPAYPMHSMAGGANSSGAGAGSSGGGGGGGGGGGMSGVGPTGSGPGSSGGTGGPGMNSGSSGMQSSQAGPNQNFTPPPVYTQRMRIPQGQLGGGNNPGVPQNLLAMQKLQHQSRDRILQEQQRTRLLQQQQKQQMVVTVNSAANADLGPPNVTLTRANNVPDSQLSPGFSPSLMQQQLSPSQRTQLSPQQAGFQGNPFNNNPGHRLSPQLQQMVSGFGNAGGNVNQQLSPRQPPFGGGVGGPAVNQPNVVVPGQSPQQQQQQQQQQQQQQQQQWQQNANARLSIQQQNPMLNAQLSSVGGFNPAANRQFVGPPQRQRGTLNSPGTPRQQQNAFGGTMVDGGGFPGPPSPSPVGVSAPNFANPVYANQQMRLQRQGSVPPQSTQHLPGSPRSAYGGHGPGPDATGYGMMFGNAAAMQQHAATSPGDFFNRSQTGLNGGHNIGGGGGNSIGGGGGGNGGGGGGGNGPGLSNGTNAPNTGLNHSELVRQELRAIVSGRAHRPPSHSPHMGLSPLGAMSLHGCGPGEGGGSSNGGNLTGSNATSTVGSSNGTCGGSLSNASSAMLGGIGGGGGGGVGGGGGSNGSGGTARTSMADAGTSGAMLHSGGSTAGLDSSMLYNFHLTQKEFFGGNTSR
- the LOC120904275 gene encoding neurogenic protein mastermind isoform X5, producing MSRPCRIASVATVPVNYRLGPCELPLPDQWLVHTQLSQSTQSSQASFYAASQSGGQSLGGLGGLSTATTLPIQQHSSSSSNQQHQQNHQQQQQQQPPSLPSQLQNQITAGAVTPGAAPASQLQSQSKIMNVVVPSVACPPTASKKIRRKPDAKQPQSQINKCNNEKRRRELENEYIEQLGEFLQIKRDMTACKPDKAAILSEVVRTFRHMLEQGNPNLTGSRCSKCSPDCSASCKLHPVQQGEVSSTEPPLPEPSVNGHSPEKSAYFEAVQHYISNVGWALLEINSEGVIECATENVRDVLHYSRTELHGQSIYSYLHTGDHSKLSPILNKNSFELNWDQNEMFYQTPKRTIRTKIRWLLRAPEGANETIEQKQQRLEKYKDLLIISAPVKDDTEESSSVLCLITLPEDDQATIETTTMPQTLDEQLTLKLDTSGNIIDYNSSTLRKQFAGNLTKESIRSIYDLCHYQDRPRLNEHLGNVRSSNGTPHELTYRLRLGGPDVYVHVKTQSKLFRCTKPNETDFIMAICTVLTENEVAMLSADSGAMAMGVGGSSSGGLSAAMSGSNINNNNGNSSSSSNPTSSSSSLGLLMPSTSGAVTGGGLNGSSDVVARHMAQITQGVSNMGGPLMSSVLNGGGGGTVGTGSNASGMLGGGGMTGGSMSVAGGGMAGPGGTTPGSAGGSGLGGGGGMGAGAGGMGPSAGSMGSIVSPRSNPNSSSLLCGPNSDSSNFFNTEFELDFPHSTFDMEAVGVGWDSRPDSRTSVTPVSTPRPPSVSAYSPAAAPMCASPMTPYYSGSTMGGMPSPSNNNNNNGVPGGGGGGSSGSSGGGLMNPSLSLNNNNNNTNNNNTGTPFGTNAFQFPFEDSKDKLQDLQQQQQQQQQQQHHHPHMSPMQQHQSAMSAQQQQMVQRQQHHQQQQQQQQQHLQQHLQQQSQPPSNTHDSERLRNLLTTKRPHSNASSSSGLDMDHDHRNPNRILKDEPKEHNPPPLNNEELIQMLRVQSNDRKRPSTEPDEGAAVKRTDNRPSKLRERNKMLASLLANPAKAPMPMQTAMPFNRIIPDIPNSGLARQLTNVSSSTAPNQTLNNNNLTTSNNNLKQVQQLNQMRLQQQQQQQQQQQQQMRKSAMPSQSQQPPTSSDIYLNHQQQQQHHHQQHPQTHPQHLQQHHAQQLPQQHHAQASMLQQQQMLAAQRQQNFSPAIQDAGIGSAGGGSFATATPATSTQLVSEWDPELNEILNHVIEIAPEGDFAESELNSILGLSPIESSTSSVVPSQSSTQPDIHEKLAINAIQKSLMQYENVSSPLQPQPQPQFSGSPPAYPMHSMAGGANSSGAGAGSSGGGGGGGGGGGMSGVGPTGSGPGSSGGTGGPGMNSGSSGMQSSQAGPNQNFTPPPVYTQRMRIPQGQLGGGNNPGVPQNLLAMQKLQHQSRDRILQEQQRTRLLQQQQKQQMVVTVNSAANADLGPPNVTLTRANNVPDSQLSPGFSPSLMQQQLSPSQRTQLSPQQAGFQGNPFNNNPGHRLSPQLQQMVSGFGNAGGNVNQQLSPRQPPFGGGVGGPAVNQPNVVVPGQSPQQQQQQQQQQQQQQQQQWQQNANARLSIQQQNPMLNAQLSSVGGFNPAANRQFVGPPQRQRGTLNSPGTPRQQQNAFGGTMVDGGGFPGPPSPSPVGVSAPNFANPVYANQQMRLQRQGSVPPQSTQHLPGSPRSAYGGHGPGPDATGYGMMFGNAAAMQQHAATSPGDFFNRSQTGLNGGHNIGGGGGNSIGGGGGGNGGGGGGGNGPGLSNGTNAPNTGLNHSELVRQELRAIVSGRAHRPPSHSPHMGLSPLGAMSLHGCGPGEGGGSSNGGNLTGSNATSTVGSSNGTCGGSLSNASSAMLGGIGGGGGGGVGGGGGSNGSGGTARTSMADAGTSGAMLHSGGSTAGLDSSMLYNFHLTQKEFFGGNTSR
- the LOC120904275 gene encoding neurogenic protein mastermind isoform X7, translating into MSRPCRIASVATVPVNYRLGPCELPLPDQWLVHTQLSQSTQSSQASFYAASQSGGQSLGGLGGLSTATTLPIQQHSSSSSNQQHQQNHQQQQQQQPPSLPSQLQNQITAGAVTPGAAPASQLQSQSKIMNVVVPSVACPPTASKKIRRKPDAKQPQSQINKCNNEKRRRELENEYIEQLGEFLQIKRDMTACKPDKAAILSEVVRTFRHMLEQGNPNLTGSRCSKCSPDCSASCKLHPVQQGEVSSTEPPLPEPSVNGHSPEKSAYFEAVQHYISNVGWALLEINSEGVIECATENVRDVLHYSRTELHGQSIYSYLHTGDHSKLSPILNKNSFELNWDQNEMFYQTPKRTIRTKIRWLLRAPEGANETIEQKQQRLEKYKDLLIISAPVKDDTEESSSVLCLITLPEDDQATIETTTMPQTLDEQLTLKLDTSGNIIDYNSSTLRKQFAGNLTKESIRSIYDLCHYQDRPRLNEHLGNVRSSNGTPHELTYRLRLGGPDVYVHVKTQSKLFRCTKPNETDFIMAICTVLTENEVAMLSADSGAMAMGVGGSSSGGLSAAMSGSNINNNNGNSSSSSNPTSSSSSLGLLMPSTSGAVTGGGLNGSSDVVARHMAQITQGVSNMGGPLMSSVLNGGGGGTVGTGSNASGMLGGGGMTGGSMSVAGGGMAGPGGTTPGSAGGSGLGGGGGMGAGAGGMGPSAGSMGSIVSPRSNPNSSSLLCGPNSDSSNFFNTEFELDFPHSTFDMEAVGVGWDSRPDSRTSVTPVSTPRPPSVSAYSPAAAPMCASPMTPYYSGSTMGGMPSPSNNNNNNGVPGGGGGGSSGSSGGGLMNPSLSLNNNNNNTNNNNTGTPFGTNAFQFPFEDSKDKLQDLQQQQQQQQQQQHHHPHMSPMQQHQSAMSAQQQQMVQRQQHHQQQQQQQQQHLQQHLQQQSQPPSNTHDSERLRNLLTTKRPHSNASSSSGLDMDHDHRNPNRILKGLLNSEEDKDTNGNKLSTASLSQRIPQSVRASTQGSNNGGGGGGGVSGLGLATRAGNETNKSGSNNMLLQLLNDKSDDDESDARNRQGPSELLKQLQKVKDEPKEHNPPPLNNEELIQMLRVQSNDRKRPSTEPDEGAAVKRTDNRPSKLRERNKMLASLLANPAKAPMPMQTAMPFNRIIPDIPNSGLARQLTNVSSSTAPNQTLNNNNLTTSNNNLKQVQQLNQMRLQQQQQQQQQQQQQMRKSAMPSQSQQPPTSSDIYLNHQQQQQHHHQQHPQTHPQHLQQHHAQQLPQQHHAQASMLQQQQMLAAQRQQNFSPAIQDAGIGSAGGGSFATATPATSTQLVSEWDPELNEILNHVIEIAPEGDFAESELNSILGLSPIESSTSSVVPSQSSTQPDIHEKLAINAIQKSLMQYENVSSPLQPQPQPQFSGSPPAYPMHSMAGGANSSGAGAGSSGGGGGGGGGGGMSGVGPTGSGPGSSGGTGGPGMNSGSSGMQSSQAGPNQNFTPPPVYTQRMRIPQGQLGGGNNPGVPQNLLAMQKLQHQSRDRILQEQQRTRLLQQQQKQQMVVTVNSAANADLGPPNVTLTRANNVPDSQLSPGFSPSLMQQQLSPSQRTQLSPQQAGFQGNPFNNNPGHRLSPQLQQMVSGFGNAGGNVNQQLSPRQPPFGGGVGGPAVNQPNVVVPGQSPQQQQQQQQQQQQQQQQQWQQNANARLSIQQQNPMLNAQLSSVGGFNPAANRQFVGPPQRQRGTLNSPGTPRQQQNAFGGTMVDGGGFPGPPSPSPVGVSAPNFANPVYANQQMRLQRQGSVPPQSTQHLPEFFGGNTSR
- the LOC120904275 gene encoding neurogenic protein mastermind isoform X4 gives rise to the protein MSRPCRIASVATVPVNYRLGPCELPLPDQWLVHTQLSQSTQSSQASFYAASQSGGQSLGGLGGLSTATTLPIQQHSSSSSNQQHQQNHQQQQQQQPPSLPSQLQNQITAGAVTPGAAPASQLQSQSKIMNVVVPSVACPPTASKKIRRKPDAKQPQSQINKCNNEKRRRELENEYIEQLGEFLQIKRDMTACKPDKAAILSEVVRTFRHMLEQGNPNLTGSRCSKCSPDCSASCKLHPVQQGEVSSTEPPLPEPSVNGHSPEKSAYFEAVQHYISNVGWALLEINSEGVIECATENVRDVLHYSRTELHGQSIYSYLHTGDHSKLSPILNKNSFELNWDQNEMFYQTPKRTIRTKIRWLLRAPEGANETIEQKQQRLEKYKDLLIISAPVKDDTEESSSVLCLITLPEDDQATIETTTMPQTLDEQLTLKLDTSGNIIDYNSSTLRKQFAGNLTKESIRSIYDLCHYQDRPRLNEHLGNVRSSNGTPHELTYRLRLGGPDVYVHVKTQSKLFRCTKPNETDFIMAICTVLTENEVAMLSADSGAMAMGVGGSSSGGLSAAMSGSNINNNNGNSSSSSNPTSSSSSLGLLMPSTSGAVTGGGLNGSSDVVARHMAQITQGVSNMGGPLMSSVLNGGGGGTVGTGSNASGMLGGGGMTGGSMSVAGGGMAGPGGTTPGSAGGSGLGGGGGMGAGAGGMGPSAGSMGSIVSPRSNPNSSSLLCGPNSDSSNFFNTEFELDFPHSTFDMEAVGVGWDSRPDSRTSVTPVSTPRPPSVSAYSPAAAPMCASPMTPYYSGSTMGGMPSPSNNNNNNGVPGGGGGGSSGSSGGGLMNPSLSLNNNNNNTNNNNTGTPFGTNAFQFPFEDSKDKLQDLQQQQQQQQQQQHHHPHMSPMQQHQSAMSAQQQQMVQRQQHHQQQQQQQQQHLQQHLQQQSQPPSNTHDSERLRNLLTTKRPHSNASSSSGLDMDHDHRNPNRILKLLNDKSDDDESDARNRQGPSELLKQLQKVKDEPKEHNPPPLNNEELIQMLRVQSNDRKRPSTEPDEGAAVKRTDNRPSKLRERNKMLASLLANPAKAPMPMQTAMPFNRIIPDIPNSGLARQLTNVSSSTAPNQTLNNNNLTTSNNNLKQVQQLNQMRLQQQQQQQQQQQQQMRKSAMPSQSQQPPTSSDIYLNHQQQQQHHHQQHPQTHPQHLQQHHAQQLPQQHHAQASMLQQQQMLAAQRQQNFSPAIQDAGIGSAGGGSFATATPATSTQLVSEWDPELNEILNHVIEIAPEGDFAESELNSILGLSPIESSTSSVVPSQSSTQPDIHEKLAINAIQKSLMQYENVSSPLQPQPQPQFSGSPPAYPMHSMAGGANSSGAGAGSSGGGGGGGGGGGMSGVGPTGSGPGSSGGTGGPGMNSGSSGMQSSQAGPNQNFTPPPVYTQRMRIPQGQLGGGNNPGVPQNLLAMQKLQHQSRDRILQEQQRTRLLQQQQKQQMVVTVNSAANADLGPPNVTLTRANNVPDSQLSPGFSPSLMQQQLSPSQRTQLSPQQAGFQGNPFNNNPGHRLSPQLQQMVSGFGNAGGNVNQQLSPRQPPFGGGVGGPAVNQPNVVVPGQSPQQQQQQQQQQQQQQQQQWQQNANARLSIQQQNPMLNAQLSSVGGFNPAANRQFVGPPQRQRGTLNSPGTPRQQQNAFGGTMVDGGGFPGPPSPSPVGVSAPNFANPVYANQQMRLQRQGSVPPQSTQHLPGSPRSAYGGHGPGPDATGYGMMFGNAAAMQQHAATSPGDFFNRSQTGLNGGHNIGGGGGNSIGGGGGGNGGGGGGGNGPGLSNGTNAPNTGLNHSELVRQELRAIVSGRAHRPPSHSPHMGLSPLGAMSLHGCGPGEGGGSSNGGNLTGSNATSTVGSSNGTCGGSLSNASSAMLGGIGGGGGGGVGGGGGSNGSGGTARTSMADAGTSGAMLHSGGSTAGLDSSMLYNFHLTQKEFFGGNTSR